Within the Arsenophonus apicola genome, the region AAGCCATTTAAGTTAGTTGATGTCACCACACTTGATGACGGTGAAATTATGCAGCACAAACGAATGGCTTTGCTTGAGTTAGTCCAGAAGCACATTCGCAGACGGGATATGACCGAGCTTTTGAGTGAAATTGTCAAATTATTATCGTATAATTATTACTCCGATAATCAGGTGATAACGTTGTTTAACTACCTCATTCAGGAAGGGAATGCAAAAAAACCAATGGAATTTATCACTGAAATAGCAAAACAATCAGAAAAACACGAAGGAGCACTTATGACAATTGCTCAACAAATTGAACAAATGGGTATTCAAAAAGGCAAGCTGGAAGGAATGCAAGAAGGCATCCAGAAAGGCCTTCAGGAAGGCGAAAAACAGGCCTCTCTAAAGATTGCCCGTCAACTTCTTGAAAAGGGCGTAGAGCGAGACATAGTCAAACTATCAACGGGTCTCACTGATGCTGAATTAAGAAACCTGTTTAAAGACTAAAATGACCGAACGGCAGAAATTAAGCCTCAATCGCCCTAGACGGGCTTCTGAAGAAACGACACCCAAATCCTCACCGGTTTACCAAAAAAAGATCTGGGTGAATTCTGCGCCCAAAAAACAGGTGAAAAAACCAAAACCCCAAAAGCCTGTTAAGGCAGTGACCCAAAAGCGAGTTGAAAAGCCTCAACCTGTTGTTAAGGTTAAAATCCCAAAACCACCGAAACCGCCTAAAAAACGGTTGCCGTTAGCAGAAGCAATTTCCCAAATTAGCCTCTTTTGGCCAGCCCTGTTTCCTGAACATCAGTTGAGACCGATGACAATCGGGACTCAACAAGCAATGTGGCAGGAAGTGAAGGTGAAGGGGTTACCGCTCACTAAAAAGCGCTTAAGAGCCTGTTTAAATAGCATTGGACACCACGTCGATTATCGCGCCCTTATTCAGTTGGGTGCTAGTCGTTATGACAAAGACGGACAGGTGGCAGGCGAGGTTACCCAGGCGGATGTTGACGATAATCTACAGCGTCTGGCCAGACTAAACAAACCTATTTCCACAACCCCTTAATCTGATTTTTTATCGGATTTCTGCTTGCGCCACATCCATGGCTCGATGGGACTTTTCGATGACCACAGCCCAATATTCGCTTGCCGTGCCTTTTTCTCGAGAGCCAAAAACCGGAAATCAGTCGCCCGTCCATGGCACCGATATGCCCACGCCAAGCCGGATTTAACCTGTTCGGCATTGATGTTTTTGCCTGCAATGATTAAGGTGCCCAACCAACGTCCAAACCTATCCTGTTTTTCTGTCATCACTTCAGCCTGCTTTTTCGCGCTCAGGTGAAGCAGGTTTTGTTTTGAACGCCTTCCAAAGGGTTGACCTAACTCTGGGGCATCAATACCAATGAGGCGCACTTTGACCAGTTTTCCTTCCATGAGGACGTAAATAGTATCACCATCAATAACATTAACAACACGTCCAGAAAAATTAGCAAAACCAAAAGAAGGAATGAGCAAGAGAATGAGAAGATAACCCTTTTTAGTCATGGTGATTTCCCGTGTTTTTTTCCAGCTCTTCAATGGTCCGAAATAAAAACATCTCTCTGTTTTTAGCATCAAAAGGAACGGGCACGTTATGGCGAATGACAGTTTTGATCCCCTCGAACAGTTTGAGGATAGCCTGTTTGTTTTTTTCATCCGGCAGTACATACATCGCATAATGCCAGTGATTAGCATCACTGGCGGCAAGATGGCTATTAATAATATTGATATAACGGGCTCGAGTTTTCATGGTTCGCTCCGTTTCAATGGCGATGATGGCGCCATTACTCAAGGTGATAACCCCATCGGGTCGATGTTTTATCCCCCGATAGCGCGCGTTAAATTCACCGCGATCGCCGTTAAGCCATTGACTGCCGCCTTTTGCTTCCAGCGCCACTCTCACCCGTTGATTCAGTAAGCGATGCTCCATTGACCAGTATTTCAATTTTGACGGTTCAAAATAATGAGGAAAGGTTTTATCTTCAGGTGAAACCACTTTGACTAAACCTTGCAGGGTGATCCCCCAAATCGTCAGTTTTCGCTTTAAGTTTGGGATTTCGTGTTTGATTAATAGCCTTTCATTAACAGCGCGATTTAATACTTTGTACAAAGGGCTGTGAGCGTTAGGACTAAAACCTAATACTTTCCTCAAAATGGTAAAGTCAGAATACGTTTCTTCTTTTAGAAAATTAAGCAGCAAAAACAGTTTGGTGGCCGTCGCTTCTTTTCTTTTTACAACGTCGTGAATAAGCATTTTAAGTCCCTTATAAATTAATGACAGGTTTCGGCTGAGAGGTGTCGGGGTTTTCCGTGTTATTGTTATAACAAAGCACATTGATGTGGGTTTTCTTGGCTGGAATATGTGAAAGTTTTGTTGCTTTCGCCAAGTCGTTTTGGGTGAAGGCAAAACCAACGAAAGGGGGAAGATTAAGCAACATATTGCAATCAATGTAATATCGCTCTGCTTGACGGATAGTTCTATCGGTATCAATTTTTTCTGTTAACGTCATATCCGTTTTGACTTTTCGGATTTCATCGTCAACCAGAATTGAGCCTGTCATTTTGGCTACCCACTCGGCGGTATCCGGATCCCGCAGACGGTAAACCAACATGAATTTACAGTTTTCGATGACCGAACCTGCAACGGCTTCACCATCAAGATCAGCAGGGCAATCATACAAATCTTTAATCGATTGATGCGCCATGATGATATGAACACCTTTATCCCGCGCGGCGCCAAGTCCTTCCAAAGCAGGGCGGGAAAGGTGATATTTCAGTTCGTCTAAAAATATGGTGACTGGTCTGGGTTTACTATTTATTCTGTCACGAGTTTCCGCAATCTGAATGAGGCGGGTTAAAATCATTCGCTGCGCAGAGATAATTTTTTGATTGCGCATGGAGCCGATAATGTAGCAACATCCGCCTTCATCAAAAATTGTTTTTAAAGAAAACCCTTTTTTGGCATTAATTGAGTTCACCAGCGCGATTTCTTCAAGCTCACCATAAAAAGCGGGCACATCTTCTTGCAAGGAACGGACAAAATCACTATTAAACAGATCTTGCAACGTCATCCCCTGTTTGTGAATTCCCGCCGTGTTTCTTGCTGCCCGTCGGTCGGCAATACGGTAAAAGTCTGCTCCCTCACCTTTTTTTGCCAAACTAAAGCCGGCGTTGAATAACTCTTCAAGTTGTTCATGCGAAATATCAGCGAGCAAATCAAGTTGATGGCTTAAATCATTCAAATTAATCAATACAAAGCGTTTTCCCGCTTTTTCACAGGCCGCTTTTAAAACATGAGGTGCCCACTCGTCATTTTTGGGATCTTCTACAAAAACAGCCTCATTTAACAAAATCGCCTGATAAATTAAAACTGATGCACTCACGCCTTTTCCGGAACCTGTGGTTCCTATGATGTCAGCGTGCTGTGATTGAAATTCCTTGATTGAGATATATTGAGGACAATTGCTTTTATCTAACCCGATGAAAATCCCTTTTTCCAAATCAATAAAAGTGAGCGGATCGTAAGACACACTAACCGGTAACATTTCTTTTACTTCTCTGACGTCGGTACGGGTATTTCTTTCTAGTTGGCTTTTTTTGATAATTTTGTGTTTGAGTGAATCAATTTCACCCGCCAAGAGCCGCCGGATGATCAGATGAAAGATGAGGCCGGCGCCAGTGAACATAAATGTTAACCCCCAAAGTGAAAACCTAAATACACTATCTTGATTGAGTGATTTAAAAAATAAACTGAGGCCTTGGATGGTTAAAGGGGAAAGCGTGCCAAAGATTAAAAAAAAGAGTGAAGTTGAGGAAATGGCTTTTAACCAAAAAGGGGCTTCTTTTCTTTCCTCGCGCGGCAAGTGAAAAATAAAAGGAAGTGTGAGACCGGCAAAAATCGCCAGCAGAAAGGGATTGTTTTGCAAGAACAAAAGAAAAACAACAAAGGCATCAGCAAAGCCGTTTAGGCGTTGGAGAAGATGAGAATGCATAAGAAATTTTCCGTCTGAAAAACATGATGAGTGGGGTCAATGACTGGAGTCAGCTTATCGAGTCATGGATTGACTCTTTGGTCTGACTCCATAAATTGACTCCACAAAAAAGAAAAAGAATTGAGCGCTTTTGGCGCTCATGCCCCTATCACTAGTTTCCACTTACCCGCCGACCGGTGGTCGACGACTTAGCGTAAATCCTTGTTATAGTGGCAAAAGCGTGTGCCATTTCGTTTGGGCTGGACGCCCGCTCTGCTTGTCACATGGTGGCAATGATTCCGCTGGACGCTACATCAAAGCCCCCAACATCAACTACGGCACACCGTCGCGCGCTACGCACGACCACCCCCTTTGAGACGCCGTTTTAAACCGCTTTTTCTTCGCAAGCTTGAAAAATCGGAAAACTGGCTTCAAAGAGGGTGGTCGTGCCACGTCGATATATCGACTTAGTCTCGACGGTGTGCGGGGCTTTGCCCCCCACTGCGGTACGCGCTAGGTCGCGCTAAAACGTGTGGGCACGTTTTCCCTTGTGGCTCCCCCCGGCTGCAGCAATTTTCACTCTGTGAAAATGTTTGCAGTGAAGCGCTGGATACGTAAGCTTAACAATTTCTTCGAAATTGAACCTTACTACAGCGCCTCACTTATTATTTTAACGCTTAACAATTTTTTCAAAATTGAAGCTTAAAATAATAAGCCTTAAAAAACACGCTTTTTGGGGAGGAATTATAAGAAGTGGTTTTGTGGATGATTTTTCTTTTTAGGGCGCTTTGCACCCTGTTTTTTTATTTACAATGGGTAGATATCTTTATTAAATTTGCATTATGAACGGCGCCGTCTTTTGACGAAAAAACTACCATGCCTTTAAGGAGCTTTCCAGATTTTAATTCACCTTTAACTAAGTCTTCATCTACAGTGTCTAGTTTAAATTCTTTACCTTCAATTGAAAAAGCTTTAAGACAGGTATGAGCTAAATCAATTGGATTTCCGCTGTTTGATA harbors:
- a CDS encoding Rpn family recombination-promoting nuclease/putative transposase encodes the protein MSKKFTPTPHDSLFKQFLSEKETAKDFFDVWLPDEIKSLCDLDSLKVESGSFIDSEMKKYQSDILYSVKTTKGKGYFYLLIEAQSSPDKLMAWRLMRYCMGAMQKHLEAGHKKLPLVFPILFYTGEKSPYPYSTDWFDCFSGRDIAEKIYTKPFKLVDVTTLDDGEIMQHKRMALLELVQKHIRRRDMTELLSEIVKLLSYNYYSDNQVITLFNYLIQEGNAKKPMEFITEIAKQSEKHEGALMTIAQQIEQMGIQKGKLEGMQEGIQKGLQEGEKQASLKIARQLLEKGVERDIVKLSTGLTDAELRNLFKD
- a CDS encoding ProQ/FINO family protein yields the protein MTERQKLSLNRPRRASEETTPKSSPVYQKKIWVNSAPKKQVKKPKPQKPVKAVTQKRVEKPQPVVKVKIPKPPKPPKKRLPLAEAISQISLFWPALFPEHQLRPMTIGTQQAMWQEVKVKGLPLTKKRLRACLNSIGHHVDYRALIQLGASRYDKDGQVAGEVTQADVDDNLQRLARLNKPISTTP
- a CDS encoding thermonuclease family protein is translated as MTKKGYLLILLLIPSFGFANFSGRVVNVIDGDTIYVLMEGKLVKVRLIGIDAPELGQPFGRRSKQNLLHLSAKKQAEVMTEKQDRFGRWLGTLIIAGKNINAEQVKSGLAWAYRCHGRATDFRFLALEKKARQANIGLWSSKSPIEPWMWRKQKSDKKSD
- the mobC gene encoding MobC family replication-relaxation protein, yielding MLIHDVVKRKEATATKLFLLLNFLKEETYSDFTILRKVLGFSPNAHSPLYKVLNRAVNERLLIKHEIPNLKRKLTIWGITLQGLVKVVSPEDKTFPHYFEPSKLKYWSMEHRLLNQRVRVALEAKGGSQWLNGDRGEFNARYRGIKHRPDGVITLSNGAIIAIETERTMKTRARYINIINSHLAASDANHWHYAMYVLPDEKNKQAILKLFEGIKTVIRHNVPVPFDAKNREMFLFRTIEELEKNTGNHHD
- a CDS encoding type IV secretory system conjugative DNA transfer family protein translates to MHSHLLQRLNGFADAFVVFLLFLQNNPFLLAIFAGLTLPFIFHLPREERKEAPFWLKAISSTSLFFLIFGTLSPLTIQGLSLFFKSLNQDSVFRFSLWGLTFMFTGAGLIFHLIIRRLLAGEIDSLKHKIIKKSQLERNTRTDVREVKEMLPVSVSYDPLTFIDLEKGIFIGLDKSNCPQYISIKEFQSQHADIIGTTGSGKGVSASVLIYQAILLNEAVFVEDPKNDEWAPHVLKAACEKAGKRFVLINLNDLSHQLDLLADISHEQLEELFNAGFSLAKKGEGADFYRIADRRAARNTAGIHKQGMTLQDLFNSDFVRSLQEDVPAFYGELEEIALVNSINAKKGFSLKTIFDEGGCCYIIGSMRNQKIISAQRMILTRLIQIAETRDRINSKPRPVTIFLDELKYHLSRPALEGLGAARDKGVHIIMAHQSIKDLYDCPADLDGEAVAGSVIENCKFMLVYRLRDPDTAEWVAKMTGSILVDDEIRKVKTDMTLTEKIDTDRTIRQAERYYIDCNMLLNLPPFVGFAFTQNDLAKATKLSHIPAKKTHINVLCYNNNTENPDTSQPKPVINL
- a CDS encoding DUF4354 family protein — encoded protein: MKNLNLIAALLISCFSFTALAHTLDNIMVIATEKAKGSISAGEKNFYTKQFEIALSNSGNPIDLAHTCLKAFSIEGKEFKLDTVDEDLVKGELKSGKLLKGMVVFSSKDGAVHNANLIKISTHCK